A genomic stretch from Nodosilinea sp. E11 includes:
- a CDS encoding IS630 family transposase codes for MIRKPKRRLKKLPERKAELEQQYPDALVEAWSFDEHRLGLKPIIRKVWAKVGQRPLALVDPRYEWTYLYGFVHPTTGDTEWLILPRVNSDWFNQALATFADQVGAGPHKRILLVIDGAGWHTCKDLVIPDGIHLEVLPPYSPELQPAERLWRLADEPLVNRCFDALSDLEDVLEARCRTLLSMQSEIKALTNYHWWPWADRQGDRQRITESIPPGRGIHVRRDVICTCSSVP; via the coding sequence GTGATCCGGAAGCCCAAGAGGCGTTTAAAAAAACTCCCGGAGCGTAAGGCTGAACTAGAACAGCAATATCCTGACGCGCTGGTCGAAGCGTGGTCGTTTGATGAGCATCGCTTGGGATTGAAACCGATTATTCGCAAGGTGTGGGCCAAAGTCGGGCAACGACCGTTGGCCCTGGTTGACCCACGCTATGAGTGGACGTACCTCTACGGGTTTGTTCATCCCACGACCGGCGATACCGAGTGGCTCATTCTGCCTCGGGTGAATAGCGATTGGTTTAACCAAGCCCTGGCTACCTTTGCAGATCAAGTCGGGGCTGGCCCTCACAAGCGGATTTTGTTGGTCATCGATGGGGCTGGATGGCACACCTGCAAAGACCTGGTGATACCCGACGGCATTCATCTAGAGGTCTTGCCGCCTTACTCACCCGAGTTACAGCCGGCAGAACGGCTCTGGCGACTCGCCGATGAGCCCTTAGTCAACCGCTGCTTTGACGCCCTCAGTGATCTCGAAGATGTCCTTGAGGCCCGCTGCCGCACTCTGCTGTCGATGCAATCCGAGATTAAGGCCCTAACTAACTATCATTGGTGGCCCTGGGCTGACCGGCAGGGCGATCGCCAGCGAATAACTGAGAGCATCCCCCCCGGTAGGGGTATCCACGTAAGGCGGGACGTAATATGCACCTGTAGCTCTGTGCCGTAA
- a CDS encoding winged helix-turn-helix domain-containing protein: MPRPLHLEPHFSADELKARYRASVDPVESRRWHLLWLVHTQTTLTDAAKAVGFHYDYARVVVKDYNRDGADGLRNRRKDQRPQQSRSLLNPKQLEALEARLQSPPDDDGVWSGPKVARVIAEVTGVTKVWPQRGWDYLKRLEQSLQVPRPRHRKGDPEAQEAFKKTPGA, translated from the coding sequence ATGCCTAGACCCCTCCATCTCGAACCTCATTTTTCAGCCGACGAGCTTAAAGCGCGTTATCGAGCTAGCGTTGACCCGGTCGAGTCTCGACGTTGGCATCTGCTGTGGCTGGTTCACACACAAACGACGCTGACTGATGCCGCTAAAGCTGTGGGCTTTCACTACGACTACGCCCGAGTTGTCGTGAAAGATTACAACCGTGATGGCGCTGATGGGCTGCGCAATCGCCGCAAAGACCAGCGACCGCAACAGTCACGGAGTCTGCTCAACCCCAAGCAGCTCGAAGCCTTGGAAGCTCGATTGCAATCGCCCCCGGACGATGACGGGGTCTGGAGTGGGCCCAAGGTGGCGCGCGTCATCGCTGAGGTCACTGGGGTAACGAAGGTCTGGCCCCAGCGAGGGTGGGACTATCTCAAGCGCTTGGAGCAATCGCTGCAAGTGCCTCGTCCTCGGCATCGCAAAGGTGATCCGGAAGCCCAAGAGGCGTTTAAAAAAACTCCCGGAGCGTAA